The Sesamum indicum cultivar Zhongzhi No. 13 linkage group LG6, S_indicum_v1.0, whole genome shotgun sequence genome has a segment encoding these proteins:
- the LOC105163824 gene encoding protein trichome birefringence-like 38, with protein sequence MSTSNHVCLVLVSVSSMLLILPCLISASIAAQTHPRIKQKGCNLYQGKWVYDESYPLFDSSKCPSIRKEFDCLKYGRPDHQYLKYRWQPDGCDLPRFDGGDFLRRVKGKKIMFVGDSVSSNHWQSLVCLLSQHVPGSNISRVTSNTTSTVVFQNYGVSVTMFLSHYLVDIEQEQVGRVLKLDSIKDGEAWKQADVLIFNTWLWWYRSGPKQPWDYIENDGKIVKDMDRMDAFHKALTTWANWVNSEVNPSKTKVFFQGISPSHYNGTEWNEPGAKDCSRETAPLDGSTYPGGEPLAAEVVKQVLRSNISPSKPVHLLDITTLSQLRKDGHPSKYNAFAGMDCTHWCLAGVPDTWNQLLYVELLQGR encoded by the exons ATGTCGACAAGCAATCATGTGTGTCTCGTTCTTGTTTCGGTGTCGTCCATGTTGCTGATCTTACCCTGTCTGATCAGCGCATCGATTGCAGCTCAAACTCATCCGCGGATCAAGCAAAAGGGCTGCAATCTGTACCAAGGAAAGTGGGTTTACGATGAATCCTACCCGCTTTTCGACTCATCGAAATGCCCATCAATCCGCAAGGAATTCGACTGCTTGAAGTACGGCCGCCCTGATCATCAGTATCTGAAGTATAGATGGCAGCCCGACGGCTGTGACTTACCTCG ATTTGATGGCGGAGATTTTCTTAGGAGAGTGAAGGGCAAAAAGATTATGTTTGTCGGGGATTCAGTGAGTTCGAATCATTGGCAATCACTTGTGTGCCTGCTCAGTCAGCACGTACCGGGATCCAACATCAGCAGGGTCACAAGTAACACAACATCCACCGTTGTATTTCAG AACTACGGAGTCTCAGTCACAATGTTCCTGTCGCATTATTTAGTAGACATCGAGCAGGAGCAAGTTGGTAGAGTGCTGAAGCTGGATTCAATCAAAGACGGCGAGGCATGGAAGCAGGCCGACGTCTTGATCTTCAACACATGGCTCTGGTGGTACCGTAGCGGACCTAAGCAACC GTGggattatattgaaaatgatggGAAGATAGTGAAGGACATGGACCGTATGGATGCGTTTCATAAAGCTCTTACAACATGGGCTAATTGGGTTAACTCAGAAGTGAATCCTTCGAAAACCAAAGTGTTCTTCCAAGgaatctctccctctcattaCAA TGGGACAGAGTGGAATGAGCCAGGAGCAAAGGACTGCTCGAGGGAAACAGCACCCCTGGACGGATCAACATATCCAGGTGGTGAGCCATTGGCAGCAGAAGTTGTGAAACAAGTTCTGCGCAGTAACATCTCTCCATCAAAACCAGTGCATCTGCTTGATATCACAACTCTGTCACAGTTGAGAAAAGATGGGCATCCCAGTAAGTACAATGCCTTCGCAGGCATGGACTGCACGCATTGGTGCCTGGCCGGCGTCCCCGACACATGGAACCAGCTTCTCTATGTGGAGCTACTTCAAGGAAGATGA
- the LOC105163827 gene encoding scarecrow-like protein 3 isoform X1: MEQVAFELLQIDLDKYLLAAMVQEEGSSSLSSSPLHMFSLMSLSPGLGSPFPWLREMGSEERGLCLIHLLLVCANHVAAGSIENANICLECISHLASPAGDTMQRIAAYFTEALADRILKGWPGLHKALNSTKTTSVAEEILVHKLFYEFCPFLKLSYVITNQAILEAMEGEKVVHIIDLNCFEPTQWISLLRALSARPDGPPHVRITGVHEQNEVLDQMAHRLNEEAEKLDILFQFNPIVSKLENLDVKSLCVKTGEAVAVSSVLQLHSLLAVNHEMTQMDSPYLSKSPCTLQRVLQTNPCTLGEFLEKDVINACSASPDSASSSPIYSAPSPKMTSFLYALCGLSPNLMVVTEQESNHNGFNLTDRITEALNFYAALFDCLESTMPRASIERQKIEKMLFGKEIKNIIACEGVDRTKRHEKLDKWIPRLELAGLGKVPLSYHAMLQARRLLQSSNYHGYKIKDENSCFMLCWQDQPLFSVSAWRFRQYR, encoded by the exons ATGGAACAAGTAGCATTTGAACTGCTGCAG ATTGATTTGGACAAATATTTGTTGGCAGCAATGGTTCAAGAGGAGGGATCTTCCTCACTAAGCTCGTCGCCTCTGCATATGTTCTCCCTCATGTCTCTTTCACCTGGTTTAGGATCGCCGTTTCCTTGGCTCAGAGAGATGGGGTCTGAGGAGAGAGGTTTGTGTTTGATCCATCTTCTTCTTGTTTGTGCCAATCATGTTGCTGCTGGAAGCATCGAGAACGCCAATATATGCCTGGAATGTATTTCACATCTTGCCTCTCCTGCTGGTGATACAATGCAAAGGATTGCGGCATACTTCACTGAAGCTCTTGCTGATCGAATACTTAAAGGTTGGCCGGGACTGCATAAGGCCCTCAATTCCACGAAAACGACTTCTGTTGCTGAGGAAATTCTAGTTCACAAGTTGTTTTATGAATTCTGTCCCTTTCTAAAGCTCTCATATGTTATCACTAACCAGGCAATTCTTGAAGCAATGGAAGGGGAGAAAGTGGTTCACATTATTGATCTCAATTGTTTTGAGCCCACTCAGTGGATTAGCCTTCTTCGGGCATTGAGTGCACGGCCTGATGGACCACCTCATGTGAGAATCACAGGTGTCCATGAGCAGAACGAGGTGTTGGATCAGATGGCACATCGGTTAAACGAAGAAGCTGAAAAGTTAGATATCCTGTTTCAATTTAATCCTATAGTTTCAAAATTGGAGAACCTTGATGTTAAGAGCTTATGCGTCAAAACTGGAGAAGCTGTTGCGGTCAGCTCTGTACTTCAGCTACATTCTCTTTTAGCTGTCAATCATGAAATGACTCAAATGGATTCACCCTATTTAAGTAAGAGTCCCTGTACATTGCAACGAGTCCTGCAGACGAATCCATGCACTTTAGGTGAATTTCTGGAGAAGGATGTGATTAATGCTTGCAGTGCCAGCCCTGATTCTGCATCATCCTCACCGATATATTCTGCCCCTTCACCTAAAATGACGAGTTTTCTATATGCCCTTTGTGGTCTTTCACCCAATCTAATGGTGGTGACTGAGCAAGAATCGAACCACAACGGATTCAACTTGACTGATAGAATCACAGAAGCATTAAACTTTTATGCAGCTCTCTTTGATTGCTTGGAGTCTACCATGCCAAGAGCATCCATAGAACGTCAAAAGATTGAGAAGATGCTGTTTGGCAAGGAGATCAAGAATATCATTGCCTGTGAGGGTGTCGACAGAACGAAGAGGCATGAGAAGCTTGACAAATGGATTCCTCGCCTTGAGTTGGCTGGTTTGGGCAAGGTGCCGTTGAGCTACCATGCCATGTTGCAGGCAAGGAGATTGTTGCAGAGTTCTAACTACCACGGGTACAAAATCAAAGACGAAAATAGCTGTTTCATGCTCTGCTGGCAGGATCAACCACTCTTCTCAGTTTCAGCATGGAGATTTAGACAATATAGATGA
- the LOC105163826 gene encoding dirigent protein 21-like, with protein sequence MASFMTCSTLFTLIFIFLITPSLIVTDAKFSEQFPGPKANHDVEKMSHLHFYFHDIVSGKHPTAISVAGRKNEFGGTAIIDDPLTEGVKHGSKVVGRAQGMYSMSSLDASSLLMVMNFEFTEGKYNGSSLSVLGRNPFLETVREMPVVGGSGLFRFARGYALAKTVHYNVGTGDAVVEYNVFVMHH encoded by the coding sequence ATGGCCTCTTTCATGACCTGCAGTACTCTCTTCACtctcatcttcatcttcttgatCACACCCTCCCTTATAGTCACCGATGCAAAGTTCTCCGAACAGTTCCCCGGACCGAAGGCTAATCACGATGTCGAGAAGATGAGCCATCTGCACTTCTACTTCCATGATATAGTCAGCGGAAAACACCCGACCGCCATCTCGGTTGCTGGTAGGAAAAACGAGTTTGGGGGTACTGCGATAATAGATGACCCTTTGACAGAAGGGGTCAAGCACGGATCCAAAGTGGTGGGACGAGCTCAAGGCATGTATTCCATGTCGTCTCTAGATGCTTCAAGTTTGCTTATGGTGATGAACTTTGAATTCACAGAAGGGAAGTACAACGGCAGCTCACTCAGCGTGCTTGGGAGGAATCCGTTCCTGGAAACGGTGAGGGAAATGCCGGTAGTTGGAGGGAGTGGCCTATTCCGGTTCGCTCGAGGCTATGCCTTGGCGAAAACGGTGCACTACAATGTCGGAACGGGTGATGCTGTAGTTGAATACAATGTCTTTGTGATGCATCATTGA
- the LOC105163827 gene encoding scarecrow-like protein 3 isoform X2, which yields MVQEEGSSSLSSSPLHMFSLMSLSPGLGSPFPWLREMGSEERGLCLIHLLLVCANHVAAGSIENANICLECISHLASPAGDTMQRIAAYFTEALADRILKGWPGLHKALNSTKTTSVAEEILVHKLFYEFCPFLKLSYVITNQAILEAMEGEKVVHIIDLNCFEPTQWISLLRALSARPDGPPHVRITGVHEQNEVLDQMAHRLNEEAEKLDILFQFNPIVSKLENLDVKSLCVKTGEAVAVSSVLQLHSLLAVNHEMTQMDSPYLSKSPCTLQRVLQTNPCTLGEFLEKDVINACSASPDSASSSPIYSAPSPKMTSFLYALCGLSPNLMVVTEQESNHNGFNLTDRITEALNFYAALFDCLESTMPRASIERQKIEKMLFGKEIKNIIACEGVDRTKRHEKLDKWIPRLELAGLGKVPLSYHAMLQARRLLQSSNYHGYKIKDENSCFMLCWQDQPLFSVSAWRFRQYR from the coding sequence ATGGTTCAAGAGGAGGGATCTTCCTCACTAAGCTCGTCGCCTCTGCATATGTTCTCCCTCATGTCTCTTTCACCTGGTTTAGGATCGCCGTTTCCTTGGCTCAGAGAGATGGGGTCTGAGGAGAGAGGTTTGTGTTTGATCCATCTTCTTCTTGTTTGTGCCAATCATGTTGCTGCTGGAAGCATCGAGAACGCCAATATATGCCTGGAATGTATTTCACATCTTGCCTCTCCTGCTGGTGATACAATGCAAAGGATTGCGGCATACTTCACTGAAGCTCTTGCTGATCGAATACTTAAAGGTTGGCCGGGACTGCATAAGGCCCTCAATTCCACGAAAACGACTTCTGTTGCTGAGGAAATTCTAGTTCACAAGTTGTTTTATGAATTCTGTCCCTTTCTAAAGCTCTCATATGTTATCACTAACCAGGCAATTCTTGAAGCAATGGAAGGGGAGAAAGTGGTTCACATTATTGATCTCAATTGTTTTGAGCCCACTCAGTGGATTAGCCTTCTTCGGGCATTGAGTGCACGGCCTGATGGACCACCTCATGTGAGAATCACAGGTGTCCATGAGCAGAACGAGGTGTTGGATCAGATGGCACATCGGTTAAACGAAGAAGCTGAAAAGTTAGATATCCTGTTTCAATTTAATCCTATAGTTTCAAAATTGGAGAACCTTGATGTTAAGAGCTTATGCGTCAAAACTGGAGAAGCTGTTGCGGTCAGCTCTGTACTTCAGCTACATTCTCTTTTAGCTGTCAATCATGAAATGACTCAAATGGATTCACCCTATTTAAGTAAGAGTCCCTGTACATTGCAACGAGTCCTGCAGACGAATCCATGCACTTTAGGTGAATTTCTGGAGAAGGATGTGATTAATGCTTGCAGTGCCAGCCCTGATTCTGCATCATCCTCACCGATATATTCTGCCCCTTCACCTAAAATGACGAGTTTTCTATATGCCCTTTGTGGTCTTTCACCCAATCTAATGGTGGTGACTGAGCAAGAATCGAACCACAACGGATTCAACTTGACTGATAGAATCACAGAAGCATTAAACTTTTATGCAGCTCTCTTTGATTGCTTGGAGTCTACCATGCCAAGAGCATCCATAGAACGTCAAAAGATTGAGAAGATGCTGTTTGGCAAGGAGATCAAGAATATCATTGCCTGTGAGGGTGTCGACAGAACGAAGAGGCATGAGAAGCTTGACAAATGGATTCCTCGCCTTGAGTTGGCTGGTTTGGGCAAGGTGCCGTTGAGCTACCATGCCATGTTGCAGGCAAGGAGATTGTTGCAGAGTTCTAACTACCACGGGTACAAAATCAAAGACGAAAATAGCTGTTTCATGCTCTGCTGGCAGGATCAACCACTCTTCTCAGTTTCAGCATGGAGATTTAGACAATATAGATGA